The segment TGTCGTGCGTGTGCTCTCGCTCATCTGCGATGCCCTCAGTCATGCGCATCATCTGACGATCCACCGTGATCTGTCCCCCGATAATATTATGGTATCAAAGGATGGTTCTATTCGTATTTTAGATTTTGGATTGGCAAAGATCGAAGACAAATTCAAAGATCTGACCATGATCGGTGTGAATTTGGGAAAACTCGCGTACATGGCTCCTGAACAGCAAGTGAACGCAGCCACCGTTGATCATCGTGCCGATATTTATCCTCTTGGGGTGATGTTCTTTGAATTGTTGGTTGGCCGCCGCCCCGAGCCGGGACAGCGTATCACGGATTTCTGTCCTGAACTGCCCATGGAAGCGAACGACTTCTTGGATCGCGCTATGGCGCCTACTCCTGAAAAACGCTTTCCGTCTGTCCGTTCTTTTCGCTCTGAATTACTGATTCTGTACCAACGTTATACGGGTCATATCCCCAGCACGCCCGCTCTGGTACCGGCACCGCAAGTTAAAGTCGAAAAGAGCTCCCCTTCTTTTTGGAACTACTTGTCTTTTTGGAAGTTTTTCTCCCGCAGCAAATTGAAAGTCCAACCGTAAAACGAGAGCTCTAAATCTTTAGCTTGACTTTTCCACGTGGTCGTTATTTTGGGGAAATAGTGACTAACGGAGCGGATAGCAAAACACCCGGCGCTGCCGTTGGTTGCGACAACACCGGGTGTCTGTGCGGATAATACGTGCCTATTTAAAAGAGCACGTGTCTATGACAATAACAGGGAAGGATCACGGCGGGCGCCCTTCCTCCTTAAATGAAGAGGTTCACGTCGGCCTGTTCAGCACGACCTAAAAAGGCTCCTACACCGCCAATTTCAATGCCGTCAATCAACTCTTCTTTTTTGATGCCCATCACATCCATACTCATGGAACATACGACGAGGCGAACACCTGAAGCTTGCGCTGCGGCAACCAACTCTTCCGGTGTCATGACCTGTTTCTTTTTCATGACATGGCGCATCATCATGCTGCCCATACCGCCCATGTTCATCTTAGAAAGACTCAGTTTTCCCGGACCTTTCGGCATCATCATGCCGAACATGCGGTCAAGCAGTCCTTTGGACACGGGGGGCGCTTTGGTTTTGCGCAATACATTAATACCCCAGAAGGTGAAGAAGATGGTCACATCGCTGTCCATGGCGGCCGCGCCATTGGCAATGACAAAGGTCGCCATGACCCGATCGAGATCATCACTGAAACATACGATGGTTTTGCCTTTTTTGGTAACGGGATCAGGGGCAACAGCCTTTTGCACGGCCGCGACAGTGGGCACGGAATTGCCCTTGCGTATGCGCGCTTTGTAACTGTTGCCTTCCGGCCGTGTTTCCAATAAGCTGTTACCTGTACTGTTGCACCAAGCGGGGATATCGGCCATGAAACCGACGTCTGTGGCGATTACTTCAAGGATATCGCCCACTGCCATTTCGGTCATGCTTTGTTTCACCCGTGCGAGTGGGCCGGGACACTGCAAGCCGCTGACATCCAGCGTGATTGTGTTCGACGGAGAATCTTGGATAATACCGTCGCAGGGTTCACCGCAGGCAGGTAGAGACGCGCACGGTATGCCTGTTTGTGCGCCATTCATATTCTGGAACCAACACCACGTGCGATAGCCGCCGTTGAGGGCAACGACATCAAAGCCCGCTTGTATCAATTGGCGATAGGCCAAATAGCCGCGCAATCCAACGGTGCAGTATGCGCCAATTTTTTTGTCGCGCGGTAATTCGTCATAGCGATAGCGCAATTCTTCCATGGGGATAATCGTCGTGCCGGGGATCACGCCGCATTCTGCCTCTTCGGGCATACGGACATCCAGCCAATAGAGATCTTCCTGATCCAATTGATCAGGCTCAATCATGACCACATCGCCATTTATTATATTTTGCGCTGTGAACCCCAGCATGTTGATCATGCTCTTTGCAGAATCATATTGAGGGGAATAGGCGAGCTCTAGGTTTTCGAGGTCTGAGGCGGTCATCTTTTGGGTGACTGCAATAGCCAATACGTCAACGGCAGCATTCACATCATCGGGACCGACGACTTGCGCGCCGAGAAGGACGCCTTCAGGGCTGAACAGTCCTTTGATGGAAACAGGGACAGCGCCCGGATAATATTTCGCATGCTGCATGGGGTGAATATAAACCCTGAAATAAGCTTTGCCGGCGCGGCTAAGCCGCTTTTCACTCCAGCCGGTAGAGGCAGCGGATTGATTAAATATTTTGACAATAGAGGTGCCTAATACACCGGGATAGACGGAAGAGCGTCCGCAAATATTATCTGCGGCGATTCTGCCCTGTCGGTTGGCGGGGCCTGCAAGAGGTACGGAACAATCTTCGCCTGTGAGGCGGTCGCAGGTCTGGACGGCGTCGCCTACGGCATAAACAGAGGCATCGCTGCTCTGCATACGGGTGTTCACGACGATGTGTCCCCGTGGTCCCACGGTGAGCCCTGCTTCACGCGCTAGGGCGGAGCGAGGCGCAACGCCGGCACACAAACAAACTAAATCGGCTTCGACTTTTGTGCCGTCCTGGAGGGTGACACCCTTATCATCAATGGCCGTGACCGTAGACTTAAGGCGCACGTCAATGCTGTTCATCTGCAATTCTTGGAGGAGAGGAATCGTCATTTCAGGATCAAGGGGCGGCAAAATCTGATCCAGCATTTCGACAAGGACCACATCCAGCCCGAGCATACGCAGATTTTCTGCCAGTTCAAGACCAATGAAGCCGGCGCCTATAACACAGGCTTTGGATGCGGTTTGGGCTTTCTCTTTGATTCCGTCCATATCATTGAGGTTGTTGAGCGTGTAGACATTGGATCCCTTTACGCCGGGAATATTGGGGCGTATCGGTTCGGCACCTGTCGCCAGCACAAGTTCATCGTAGGGCTGTTTAAAAGACTTGCCCTCTTTGAGATCTGTCACTTCCACTTCTTTGTTGACGGGATCGATACGTGTCACTTCATGACCGGTCTTAATATCGAGCCCATACCGCCCCTTCAGGGTGGTTGCACTCTGAACAATCATATCCGCACGATTGGAAATAACGCCGCCCACATAATAAGGCAGTCCGCAATTAGCAAAAGAAACGGCTTCGCCTTTTTCAAAGACGGTCACTTCTGTTGACTCATCCAAGCGTTTAATGCGGGCGGCACAACTCATGCCTCCTGCTACGCCGCCCACGATCACGATTTTCTTAGCCATAACTATCTCCTTGTCTTTCCGTCG is part of the Candidatus Hydrogenedentota bacterium genome and harbors:
- a CDS encoding serine/threonine protein kinase; the encoded protein is MVMINEGMTVADRYLLNKSLGKGGMGEVFLATDQTNNKEVALKTLHAHYATNNAARARFVREVNTMHKLHHPGIVKVFDAFLWEDNLFYVMEYVNGKSLRRWLGQRGKLKVATVVRVLSLICDALSHAHHLTIHRDLSPDNIMVSKDGSIRILDFGLAKIEDKFKDLTMIGVNLGKLAYMAPEQQVNAATVDHRADIYPLGVMFFELLVGRRPEPGQRITDFCPELPMEANDFLDRAMAPTPEKRFPSVRSFRSELLILYQRYTGHIPSTPALVPAPQVKVEKSSPSFWNYLSFWKFFSRSKLKVQP
- a CDS encoding FAD-dependent oxidoreductase is translated as MAKKIVIVGGVAGGMSCAARIKRLDESTEVTVFEKGEAVSFANCGLPYYVGGVISNRADMIVQSATTLKGRYGLDIKTGHEVTRIDPVNKEVEVTDLKEGKSFKQPYDELVLATGAEPIRPNIPGVKGSNVYTLNNLNDMDGIKEKAQTASKACVIGAGFIGLELAENLRMLGLDVVLVEMLDQILPPLDPEMTIPLLQELQMNSIDVRLKSTVTAIDDKGVTLQDGTKVEADLVCLCAGVAPRSALAREAGLTVGPRGHIVVNTRMQSSDASVYAVGDAVQTCDRLTGEDCSVPLAGPANRQGRIAADNICGRSSVYPGVLGTSIVKIFNQSAASTGWSEKRLSRAGKAYFRVYIHPMQHAKYYPGAVPVSIKGLFSPEGVLLGAQVVGPDDVNAAVDVLAIAVTQKMTASDLENLELAYSPQYDSAKSMINMLGFTAQNIINGDVVMIEPDQLDQEDLYWLDVRMPEEAECGVIPGTTIIPMEELRYRYDELPRDKKIGAYCTVGLRGYLAYRQLIQAGFDVVALNGGYRTWCWFQNMNGAQTGIPCASLPACGEPCDGIIQDSPSNTITLDVSGLQCPGPLARVKQSMTEMAVGDILEVIATDVGFMADIPAWCNSTGNSLLETRPEGNSYKARIRKGNSVPTVAAVQKAVAPDPVTKKGKTIVCFSDDLDRVMATFVIANGAAAMDSDVTIFFTFWGINVLRKTKAPPVSKGLLDRMFGMMMPKGPGKLSLSKMNMGGMGSMMMRHVMKKKQVMTPEELVAAAQASGVRLVVCSMSMDVMGIKKEELIDGIEIGGVGAFLGRAEQADVNLFI